The proteins below come from a single Perca flavescens isolate YP-PL-M2 chromosome 8, PFLA_1.0, whole genome shotgun sequence genomic window:
- the b4galnt3b gene encoding beta-1,4-N-acetylgalactosaminyltransferase 3 codes for MIAAFFPLKKLRRNSKYLLFAAILLVGVVAVYHEMVAAKAWSSDTSMNPDADGSSWRKAIVDERVRRDHQPNPVEDSVAWRSSFTPQTWKAEYKGQANLHVFEDWCGSSTADLCKNLHYPLYPHSRTTVQKLAVSPQWTNYGLRIFGYLHPYTDGEFVFALSSDDNSELWLSTDDSPLNLQLLAWVGKTGTEWTAPGEFEKYASQTSKPVWLSAQRRYFFEVIHKQNGRGTDHVEVAWQLLDQGFSFRVIESNHISLYVNESALLMSDVAHIPQTAASHQHTPTKQQNVAADMLREDARDTLYQVPLINSQFLQDVLPDCSYKPSYTIKDFPLIRYQGLQFVHMSYIHPNDYTRLTHMETESSCFYPESPYYMKMFGFSRYMRLDRPDMQGIGNTGRDFGFERRKSVLDEEDEFDNEAYQREKEARPGQVHNALFPDYGDDYDDYAQRRRRKLFSLVTQETNNTLKNTSDTRLHINELQPHTDELQRRHGEERMPQPQPQPQKPAEPPQSAQVSNHHPSPQQNQTEMKLEGLVKEAEQIKPKRKLRPAKRQKPKSVEAAVRPVDREQLKAKERPAVLSEQLNSKQHYIQRSRGINHTQIQRLKHSKLQPLERNAALPEDPTVAKQRRFVIGDLQPATTKRFATPKRDMSRPVGRLNQRDPGTRKHLRDEEIGMKMPLQDLGNGIRREKLSAKGKMDKKQSDMKEVEDQAREEGKVYYRREGARDSLWGPGVDFEGADDEDLTPAPVFDPEVNWSQTFQVSHLDFQARRSDWIDLRCNISGNLLLHSSDALPMVNAFMEQLNEKHHGRFTLSRVVNVVKRMDGFQGSRYLLELELKDVNGQLLRLSYYIYTLNRHSRQRSKDLNFQRPKPQLVLCNPVGFRWNPVATVHFIVPVKNQARWVQQLIVDMEQLFRKTGDANFNLIIADFNSTDMDVRKALQKSSLPRYQYVKLSGNFERSAGLQAGINLINDDHSIVFLCDLHIHFPPSIIDSIRKHCVEGYMAFAPIVLRLDCGATPLDARGYWEVNGFGLLGIYKSDLDAVGGMNTREFTDRWGGEDWELLDRILQAGLEVERIYLRNFFHHYHSKRGMWNRQVRPSHS; via the exons ATGATCGCGGCGTTTTTTCCCTTGAAGAAACTGAGGCGCAACAGCAAATATCTTCTGTTCGCGGCGATTCTGCTGGTCGGAGTTGTGGCCGTCTATCATGAGATGGTTGCTGCAAAAGCATGGAGCAGTGATACCA GTATGAATCCTGACGCTGACGGTAGCAGCTGGAGGAAAGCCATAGTTGACGAAAGG GTCAGAAGGGACCATCAACCAAACCCAGTGGAGGATTCAGTTGCTTGGAGGTCCAGCTTCACTCCACAAACCTGGAAAGCAgag TATAAGGGACAGGCCAATCTGCACGTCTTTGAGGACTGGTGTGGCAGTTCTACAGCTGACCTTTGCAAGAACCTGCACTACCCGTTGTATCCTCAT TCCAGGACTACAGTGCAGAAGCTGGCCGTCTCTCCTCAGTGGACAAACTACGGGCTCAGGATATTTGGTTATCTACATCCATATACTGACG GAGAGTTTGTGTTTGCTTTGAGCTCTGATGACAACTCTGAATTGTGGCTCAGCACAGATGACTCTCCCCTTAACTTGCAGTTATTGGCATGGGTTGGAAAG ACTGGCACAGAATGGACAGCTCCGGGCGAGTTTGAGAAGTATGCCAGTCAGACCTCCAAACCAGTTTG GCTGTCTGCTCAGAGGAGGTACTTTTTTGAAGTCATCCACAAGCAAAACGGCAGAGGGACTGACCATGTGGAGGTGGCA TGGCAGCTCCTGGACCAAGGCTTTAGTTTCCGGGTTATTGAATCCAATCACATCTCCCTCTATGTTA ACGAGTCGGCTTTGTTAATGAGTGACGTAGCCCACATACCACAGACGGCTGCAAGCCACCAGCACACCCCCACAAAACAGCAGAATGTTGCAGCAGACATGCTGAGGGAAGACGCGCGAGACACTCTCTACCAAG TGCCTTTGATAAACAGCCAGTTCCTACAAGATGTCCTGCCTGACTGCTCGTACAAACCCAGCTACACAATAAAAGACTTTCCTCTCATCCGCTACCAAGGACTGCagttt GTCCACATGTCCTACATCCACCCCAATGACTACACCCGACTTACACACATGGAGACGGAGAGCAGCTGCTTCTACCCCGAAAGCCCCTACTACATGAAGAT GTTCGGTTTCTCTAGGTACATGAGATTAGACCGTCCTGATATGCAGGGAATAGGAAACACAGGACGAG ATTTTGGTTTCGAGAGGAGGAAATCAGTGCTCGATGAGGAGGATGAGTTTGACAATGAAGCCTATCAAAGAGAAAAGGAAGCCAGGCCGGGCCAGGTGCACAACGCCCTTTTCCCAGACTATGGTGATGATTATGATGATTATGCTCAGAGACGCAGGCGCAAACTCTTCTCCTTAGTCACGCAAGAAACTAACAACACGCTGAAGAACACCTCTGACACAAGACTGCACATAAATGAGTTGCAGCCTCACACAGATGAGTTGCAGAGGAGGCACGGGGAAGAGCGTATGCCACAGCCACAGCCACAGCCACAGAAACCAGCTGAGCCTCCGCAGTCAGCACAAGTCTCAAACCATCACCCGTCCCCACAACAAAACCAGACAGAGATGAAGCTAGAGGGTCTGGTTAAAGAAGCAGAACAGATAAAACCAAAAAGAAAGTTAAGACCAGCAAAGAGACAAAAGCCCAAATCAGTAGAGGCCGCTGTGAGACCAGTGGACAGAGAGCAGCTTAAAGCAAAGGAACGACCAGCAGTCCTGTCAGAGCAGCTCAATTCTAAACAGCATTATATCCAGAGGTCCCGTGGAATTAACCATACCCAAATCCAGAGACTCAAACACTCAAAGCTTCAACCTCTAGAGAGGAATGCTGCTTTGCCTGAAGACCCCACAGTTGCCAAGCAGCGGAGGTTTGTAATCGGAGACCTCCAGCCAGCCACCACCAAGCGTTTTGCCACTCCCAAGAGAGACATGAGCCGCCCAGTAGGGAGGCTAAATCAGAGGGACCCAGGTACCAGAAAACACCTCAGGGATGAGGAGATAGGGATGAAAATGCCTCTACAGGATCTAGGAAATGGCATCCGCAGAGAAAAGTTGAGCGCTAAGGGCAAAATGGACAAAAAGCAGTCGGATATGAAAGAAGTGGAGGACCAAGCGAGGGAAGAAGGCAAGGTTTATTACAGACGCGAGGGTGCAAGAGACTCTCTGTGGGGACCAGGAGTTGACTTTGAAGGTGCGGATGACGAGGACCTTACCCCTGCGCCGGTGTTTGACCCCGAGGTCAACTGGAGCCAGACCTTCCAGGTCAGCCACCTGGACTTTCAAGCACGTCGATCAGATTGGATCGACCTGCGCTGCAACATCTCAGGCAACCTGCTTCTCCACTCCAGTGACGCTCTGCCCATGGTCAACGCTTTTATGGAGCAGCTCAATGAAAAGCACCACGG GCGGTTTACATTGTCCCGTGTGGTTAACGTGGTGAAGCGCATGGACGGGTTCCAAGGCAGCCGCTACCTTCTGGAGCTGGAGCTGAAAGATGTGAACGGCCAGCTGCTGCGCCTGTCATACTACATCTACACTCTGAATCGCCACAGCAGGCAACGCAGCAAGGACTTGAATTTCCAACGGCCGAAACCTCAGCTGGTGCTGTGTAACCCGGTGGGCTTCCGCTGGAATCCTGTTGCCACTGTCCACTTCATAGTACCAG TGAAAAACCAGGCTCGGTGGGTGCAGCAGCTGATTGTAGACATGGAACAACTGTTCAGAAAAACTGGAGACGCCAACTTCAATCTCATCATCGCTGACTTCAACAGCACTGACATGGATGTGAGGAAGGCTCTACAGAAATCCTCACtccccag GTACCAGTATGTAAAGCTAAGCGGGAACTTTGAGCGCTCTGCCGGTCTGCAAGCAGGTATCAACCTTATAAAT GATGACCACAgcattgtgtttctttgtgatCTCCACATACACTTCCCTCCATCTATCATCGATTCAATCAGGAAGCACTGCGTGGAGGGATACATGGCCTTTGCTCCAATAGTCCTGAGGTTGGACTGCGGGGCTACGCCATTAGATGCCAGAG GTTACTGGGAGGTCAATGGCTTTGGCCTGCTGGGGATCTACAAGTCCGATCTGGACGCAGTGGGAGGAATGAACACCAGGGAATTCACAGACCGCTGGGGAGGAGAAGACTGGGAGCTCCTCGACAG GATTCTCCAGGCAGGACTGGAAGTGGAGAGGATCTACTTGAGgaacttcttccaccactatcACTCCAAACGTGGCATGTGGAACAGGCAGGTGAGGCCCAGCCACAGTTGA
- the tnni1c gene encoding troponin I, skeletal, slow c — translation MAITYTPALMPPQAVAKPKCKISASRKLSLKILLLARATEELEAEKAAREEEKVRYLGEKLSPLQLIGLNIDELQKLCKQMHEKVDMVDEERYDCEAKVIKNNKDINELNLKIQDLGGKFKKPALRKVRVSADEMLKALFGSKNKGSMDLRANLKSVKKEDIKQEKVGDWRKKLEGMSGMEGRKKMFDA, via the exons ATGGCCATCACA TACACGCCAGCCCTCATGCCCCCCCAGGCAGTGGCAAAG CCCAAATGCAAGATTTCAGCCTCCCGCAAGCTATCATTGAAG ATTCTTTTGCTGGCTCGTGCAACAGAAGAGCTGGAGGCAGAGAAGGCTgcaagagaggaagaaaaggtCCGCTACCTGGGAGAGAAACTTTCACCGCTGCAGCTCATTGGTTTAAACATTGATGAACTGCAG AAACTCTGTAAGCAGATGCATGAAAAGGTTGATATGGTGGATGAGGAGCGCTACGACTGTGAGGCCAAAGTCATCAAGAACAACAAAGAT ATCAACGAATTGAATCTGAAGATTCAGGACCTCGGAGGGAAGTTCAAGAAGCCAGCACTGAGGAAAGTGAGAGTGTCAGCAGATGAGATGCTGAAAGCTCTCTTTGGATCCAAAAACAAGGGCTCCATGGACCTAAGGGCAAACCTCAAGTCTGtaaaaaaagaggacatcaaGCAAGAGAAG GTGGGTGACTGGCGTAAGAAACTGGAGGGTATGTCTGGTATGGAGGGCAGGAAAAAGATGTTTGATGCATGA